Proteins found in one Geomonas subterranea genomic segment:
- a CDS encoding Ig-like domain-containing protein: protein MRESTTQETVEAASGVGLLRNMSGRTRMNLIGSLVLALLIAVFCVTNWFMPHNADAWPTKYGSCSASGCHVQIDPNATITTAINGVVGTSVTVAPGGTFEVDWKVTNVTNAAGGQIGVGVEINLPTGWGLTKGTVNNPAIPGWNSVWDAADGVPAGWATANSYSASGEYPASPVGYTINYDTTAWDTGNRNAAFDNASAGDLDGIADNMGADAIVTVPAGTANGTYTIVVLGVGHDSSKSHVEQAITVTVSSGGGGDTTKPVVTAGFAATNPATTWTIPVSGFAATDNTGVTGYMITTSATAPLAGAAGWTATAPTSYTVTADGSYTLYPWAKDAAGNVSAVYASPVTVLVDSVHPSVSSTVPTSGATGITPDSTVTLNFSEAVNCATVTTTSVTIAPAVTWTKTSCSGSQAIFTPTGQAANTPYTVTAGTGITDSVGNAMNSSYPFSYTTATAIVRPDTAISAPAAAAVLSTSPAAITGSATAGTNALGSVQVSTNNGSTWSAATGTSAWSFSWTLPAEDYVTHTILAKAVDSASNEDTTPASVTVIVDTVAPAGLTNTAPANLATNQALTTSLSSGTATDANTSAAVQYFFELATDSGFTTGVQQSGWQTTRTFAPTLTGGTTYYWHVRAKDAAGNTSAYTTTWSFSTIAPTAPNVPSASQYQADGSTAIAQAGTATSTSVVVKSAVTDVNGDNVTLQVEMITNANTFSGTPNCSSVAVASGSTASATCTGLTDGLAYKWRARTTDGTLNSAWVDFGASNPDFTVTVPNTTPAAPTALAQYQADGTTAITTGGTASSNVVVIGATVDGGNADPVLLEVDLNNDGIADCASPYVTGPATAKAICNGLADGSYDWRVRAKDSKAVASAWTAFTGTPDFLVSTGLDFGVDTTPPTDGIASATSGDGYITVSWTAATDSGAGLDPLNTYKLVKSSVSTPADCSAAALYTGNGTSYFDSAVTNGSTYYYRVCALDEVANLSAGVTVSGSPSTIALPETTITAPAANTVVTTGPVSITGGTSAGANPVASVQVSTNNGTTWAAATGTAPWFFTWAPPTEDYVAHTILAKGVDSLGYADATPAQVVVRVDNVAPANVANATPANLATNVALATSLTSATATDANTSAALQYFFEVATDNTFTTGVQQSGWQTAKTFAPTLASANSYYWHVRAMDAAGNISAYSTTWSFSTIGQSGPDAPVAAQYQADGTTAIAQAGTATGSTVVIKAPVSDPNGDNVTLQVEVITNGNAFAGVANCSSIAVTSGSTASAACSGLTDGLSYKWRARTTDGTYNSAWVDFGGSDPDFTVSFANATPAAPTALAQFQADGTTAIASGAAASTNVVVIGATVDGGNGDAVLLEVDLNNDGIADCASPYVTGPATAQAVCGGLADGSFDWRVRAKDGKGAISAWTSFTGTPDFTVGTGLDFAVDTTPPTDGSASDSSGDGYIKISWSAASDAGAGLDPVNTYKVVKSSVSTPADCSGTALYSGNGTSYFDNAVVNGTTYYYRVCALDEVGNLSAGTTISGSASAIALPDTTISAPAANAVITTGPVSITGAASAGANPLASVQVSTNNGTTWAAASGTTSWSFTWAPSTEDYVAHTILAKGVDSLGYADATPAQVTVRVDNVAPAGLNNSAPANLAPAVALNSVLTSTSATDGNTSAAVQYFFEIATNSGFTTGVQQSGWQAGTSFAPTLAPGTQYFWHVMARDAAGNTTAYTTTWSFTSSVVAPETVLSAPAAGTVFSTSPAAISGTATAGTNALGSIQVSVNNGTSWNTAAGTGTWSYSWTLPAEDYVAHTILARAVDNASNADPTPASVSVYVDTVAPTGFANSTPANLATSVATTTSLTTTAATDANTTASVQYFFEVATDSGFTTGVQQSTWQTGLSFAPTLAYGTTYYWHLRTKDAAGNISAYSTTTSFTTAAAVTTVGQGTGEISLTIAPGATEIDLDTFTLATQAGTDTVAGLTVTLANGTWAGIASINVTDDTGTTVYGTANPASNTVAITLTTPITVTTTPTQYVLVINAKTAVAMPAPPGASYAVTGTVTAITSSNPKSYGDTASATVTIDNLSPANVTSAGGAAGVASNSLYWTNPADSDFAGIVVLRRAGSAVTDTPVEGTNYLTGSIIGSSTVAYAGSLNNFVDAPLTNGTVYYYKIFAVDARGNYTATGVAVGPYTPVRTAWANSPMLHTSTTTGSTKWSANGGWGEPGKKYGAFTCATCHNMSTPNIMRAVTSVATGDGSNWATNNSPTIAVSYLNPATDKGNDSTHATSNRICEVCHSQTSFHKYNNPTANHNGTVNCTQCHSHNAGFKGSGGSCLLCHNSPRGVRQQVVGATLGSTGDDFVRPSRHIKNTTVKNVDCIICHAEGDTTSTETSVKQVSLHGTSGAPVLLRNVDSQGNPGTAGTNYWSWPGRRAGGTAISSTDRDNMDRFCVNCHDSDGASTITVDTAGTAITTGTALARKLTPFNPLDGGTPLNVKSQFNSGMAVGSAYASHHNLNIYTKRYTATYASTYATRGGWTGSSKDGVAMTWDTGLHCSDCHLNESNAHGARNATRMLQDKNGADAAASNTNDGSATFVCYRCHLSTVYNYANVTVTGKARIEHSSFDNVPWTVGSYNDHGIVCFNCHMGGGVNNIGGIHGNNRSITTLTQGATKSYRFIYGAELGLNISDANWSTTTAPTCYTASSTWGGACNKHDGSAGTGRIGTPNYARPLQ from the coding sequence ATGAGAGAGTCGACAACTCAGGAAACAGTTGAAGCTGCATCCGGTGTGGGACTGCTGCGCAACATGAGCGGCAGGACCCGCATGAACCTGATCGGGTCGTTGGTGCTGGCGCTGCTTATCGCTGTGTTCTGCGTCACCAACTGGTTCATGCCGCATAACGCTGACGCGTGGCCGACCAAGTACGGCTCCTGCAGCGCCTCGGGCTGCCATGTGCAGATTGACCCGAACGCAACCATCACCACAGCCATCAACGGCGTGGTGGGGACCTCGGTGACGGTTGCCCCCGGGGGGACCTTCGAGGTGGACTGGAAGGTGACCAACGTGACCAACGCCGCGGGCGGCCAGATCGGCGTGGGCGTCGAGATCAACCTGCCGACCGGCTGGGGTCTCACCAAAGGTACGGTGAACAACCCGGCGATCCCCGGGTGGAACAGCGTCTGGGATGCGGCTGACGGCGTCCCCGCCGGCTGGGCCACCGCCAACTCCTACAGCGCTTCGGGCGAGTACCCGGCGAGCCCGGTCGGTTACACCATCAACTACGACACCACCGCGTGGGACACCGGGAACAGGAACGCGGCGTTCGACAACGCATCAGCCGGCGACCTTGACGGCATCGCCGACAACATGGGTGCCGACGCCATCGTGACGGTCCCGGCCGGCACGGCCAACGGCACCTATACCATTGTGGTCTTGGGTGTCGGCCACGACTCCTCCAAATCGCACGTCGAACAGGCGATCACCGTCACAGTCTCCTCCGGCGGCGGTGGCGATACCACCAAGCCGGTGGTAACGGCCGGGTTCGCCGCCACCAACCCGGCCACTACCTGGACCATCCCGGTTTCCGGCTTCGCCGCGACCGACAACACCGGCGTGACCGGCTACATGATCACCACCAGCGCCACCGCACCGCTTGCCGGAGCGGCAGGCTGGACCGCTACCGCACCGACCAGCTACACCGTCACCGCCGACGGCAGCTACACCCTGTACCCCTGGGCCAAGGACGCGGCGGGTAACGTCTCCGCCGTGTACGCCTCCCCGGTTACTGTCCTCGTCGACAGCGTGCACCCGAGCGTTTCCAGCACCGTCCCGACCAGCGGCGCCACCGGCATTACCCCGGACAGCACCGTTACCCTGAACTTCAGTGAGGCGGTCAACTGCGCCACGGTGACCACTACCAGCGTTACCATTGCGCCTGCGGTCACCTGGACCAAGACCAGCTGCTCCGGCAGCCAGGCAATCTTCACCCCGACGGGCCAGGCGGCCAATACCCCCTACACCGTCACCGCAGGGACCGGCATCACCGACAGCGTTGGCAACGCGATGAACAGCTCCTATCCGTTCAGCTACACCACCGCGACCGCAATCGTCCGCCCCGATACCGCGATCAGCGCCCCGGCGGCAGCCGCAGTACTCTCCACCAGCCCGGCAGCCATCACCGGTAGCGCCACCGCAGGGACCAACGCCCTCGGCTCGGTGCAGGTGTCCACCAATAACGGCTCCACCTGGAGCGCGGCAACCGGCACCTCCGCCTGGTCCTTCTCCTGGACCCTGCCTGCCGAGGACTACGTAACCCACACCATCCTCGCCAAGGCCGTGGACAGCGCCTCCAACGAGGATACCACCCCGGCCTCGGTCACCGTGATCGTCGATACCGTGGCCCCGGCCGGCCTTACCAACACCGCTCCGGCCAACCTGGCCACCAACCAGGCGCTCACCACTTCGCTTTCCTCCGGTACCGCCACCGACGCAAACACCAGCGCCGCGGTGCAGTACTTCTTCGAGCTGGCCACCGACAGCGGCTTCACCACCGGCGTACAGCAAAGCGGCTGGCAGACCACCAGGACCTTCGCACCGACGCTCACCGGCGGCACTACTTATTACTGGCACGTGAGGGCGAAGGACGCGGCGGGCAACACCAGCGCCTACACCACCACCTGGAGCTTCAGCACCATCGCGCCGACCGCGCCGAACGTTCCCTCCGCCAGCCAGTACCAGGCAGATGGCAGCACCGCCATCGCCCAGGCTGGGACCGCGACCAGCACCTCCGTGGTGGTCAAGTCGGCCGTCACCGACGTGAACGGCGACAACGTGACCCTCCAGGTGGAGATGATCACCAACGCCAACACCTTCTCCGGTACGCCGAACTGCTCCTCGGTCGCAGTGGCCAGCGGCTCGACCGCTTCCGCCACCTGCACCGGCCTGACCGACGGGCTCGCCTACAAGTGGCGCGCCCGCACCACCGACGGCACCCTGAATAGCGCCTGGGTCGACTTCGGCGCAAGCAACCCTGACTTCACCGTCACGGTCCCCAACACGACCCCGGCCGCCCCGACCGCCCTGGCCCAGTACCAGGCCGACGGCACCACAGCCATCACCACCGGCGGCACCGCCTCCAGCAACGTGGTGGTCATCGGCGCCACCGTCGACGGCGGCAACGCCGACCCGGTCCTCCTAGAGGTCGACCTGAACAACGACGGCATTGCCGACTGCGCAAGCCCCTACGTCACCGGCCCGGCCACCGCCAAGGCGATCTGCAACGGTCTCGCCGACGGCTCCTACGACTGGAGGGTGAGGGCGAAAGACAGCAAGGCCGTAGCCAGCGCCTGGACCGCCTTCACCGGCACCCCGGACTTCCTGGTCTCCACCGGCCTCGACTTCGGCGTCGACACCACCCCGCCGACGGACGGCATCGCCAGCGCCACCTCCGGCGACGGCTACATCACCGTGAGCTGGACAGCGGCAACCGACTCGGGCGCGGGCCTCGACCCGCTCAACACCTACAAACTCGTCAAATCCAGCGTGTCCACTCCGGCCGACTGCTCGGCCGCGGCGCTCTACACCGGCAACGGCACTTCGTACTTCGACAGCGCCGTCACTAACGGCAGCACCTATTACTATAGGGTGTGCGCCCTGGACGAAGTCGCCAACCTCTCCGCAGGCGTGACCGTGTCGGGATCCCCCTCCACCATCGCGCTCCCGGAAACCACCATCACCGCCCCGGCCGCCAACACCGTGGTCACCACCGGGCCGGTGTCCATCACCGGCGGCACCAGCGCCGGCGCCAACCCGGTAGCATCGGTTCAGGTCTCCACCAATAACGGCACCACCTGGGCTGCCGCCACCGGCACCGCCCCCTGGTTCTTCACCTGGGCACCCCCCACCGAGGACTACGTCGCGCACACCATCCTCGCCAAGGGTGTCGATAGCCTCGGCTACGCCGACGCCACCCCGGCCCAGGTCGTGGTCCGCGTCGACAACGTGGCGCCGGCCAACGTCGCCAACGCGACCCCGGCCAACCTCGCCACCAACGTGGCGCTGGCGACCAGCCTGACCTCGGCCACCGCAACCGACGCCAACACGAGCGCGGCGCTGCAGTACTTCTTCGAGGTCGCCACCGACAACACCTTCACCACCGGGGTGCAGCAAAGCGGCTGGCAGACTGCCAAGACCTTCGCCCCGACCCTCGCCAGCGCCAATTCCTACTACTGGCACGTGAGGGCGATGGACGCGGCGGGCAACATCTCCGCCTACTCAACTACCTGGAGCTTCAGCACCATCGGCCAGAGCGGGCCGGACGCCCCGGTCGCCGCCCAGTACCAGGCCGACGGCACCACCGCCATCGCCCAGGCCGGCACCGCGACCGGCTCCACCGTGGTCATCAAGGCACCCGTCTCCGACCCCAACGGTGACAACGTCACCCTGCAGGTCGAGGTGATCACCAACGGCAACGCCTTCGCCGGCGTCGCCAACTGCTCCTCCATCGCCGTAACCAGCGGCTCGACCGCTTCGGCAGCCTGCTCCGGCCTCACCGACGGGCTCTCCTACAAGTGGCGCGCCCGCACCACCGACGGCACCTACAACAGCGCCTGGGTGGACTTCGGCGGCAGCGACCCCGACTTCACGGTTTCGTTCGCCAACGCGACCCCGGCCGCACCGACCGCCCTGGCGCAGTTCCAGGCTGACGGCACCACGGCCATCGCTAGCGGCGCTGCCGCTTCCACCAACGTGGTGGTCATCGGCGCCACCGTCGACGGCGGCAACGGCGACGCGGTCCTCCTCGAGGTCGACCTGAACAACGACGGCATCGCCGACTGCGCGAGCCCCTACGTCACCGGTCCGGCCACGGCGCAGGCGGTCTGCGGCGGCCTCGCCGACGGCTCCTTCGACTGGAGGGTGAGGGCGAAGGACGGCAAGGGCGCCATTAGCGCCTGGACCTCCTTCACCGGCACCCCGGACTTCACCGTGGGCACCGGCCTCGACTTCGCGGTCGACACCACCCCGCCGACCGACGGCAGCGCGAGCGATTCCTCCGGCGATGGCTACATCAAGATCAGCTGGAGCGCCGCAAGCGACGCCGGCGCCGGCCTCGATCCTGTTAATACCTATAAGGTGGTCAAGTCGAGCGTATCCACCCCGGCTGACTGCTCCGGTACCGCGCTCTACAGCGGCAACGGCACCTCCTACTTCGACAACGCCGTCGTGAACGGCACCACCTACTACTACAGGGTCTGCGCACTGGACGAAGTCGGTAACCTCTCCGCAGGTACCACCATCTCCGGTTCGGCCTCGGCCATCGCGCTCCCCGATACCACGATAAGTGCTCCGGCAGCCAACGCCGTCATCACCACCGGTCCGGTGTCCATAACCGGTGCCGCGAGCGCCGGCGCCAATCCGCTGGCCTCGGTCCAGGTCTCCACCAACAACGGCACCACCTGGGCAGCCGCCAGCGGCACCACCTCATGGTCCTTCACCTGGGCACCGTCCACCGAGGACTACGTGGCGCACACCATCCTCGCCAAGGGCGTGGATAGCCTCGGCTACGCCGACGCCACCCCGGCCCAGGTCACTGTCCGCGTCGATAACGTTGCCCCGGCAGGGCTCAACAACTCGGCTCCGGCCAACCTGGCCCCCGCAGTGGCGCTTAACTCCGTTCTCACCTCGACCAGCGCTACCGACGGCAACACCTCGGCCGCGGTGCAGTACTTCTTCGAAATCGCCACCAACTCCGGCTTCACCACCGGGGTGCAGCAAAGCGGCTGGCAGGCCGGCACCAGCTTCGCGCCGACCCTGGCACCGGGCACCCAGTACTTCTGGCACGTAATGGCAAGGGACGCTGCTGGCAACACTACTGCCTACACCACCACCTGGAGCTTCACCTCCAGCGTTGTGGCCCCTGAGACCGTCCTCTCCGCTCCCGCCGCCGGCACCGTCTTCTCGACCTCGCCGGCTGCAATCAGCGGTACCGCGACCGCCGGCACCAACGCGCTCGGCTCGATACAGGTATCCGTGAACAACGGCACCTCCTGGAACACAGCCGCCGGCACCGGCACCTGGAGCTACTCCTGGACCCTGCCCGCCGAGGATTACGTAGCGCACACCATCCTGGCGCGCGCGGTCGACAACGCTTCCAACGCCGACCCGACGCCTGCCAGCGTCTCGGTCTACGTCGATACCGTGGCTCCGACCGGCTTCGCCAACTCGACCCCGGCCAACCTGGCCACCTCCGTGGCGACGACCACCTCGCTGACCACGACCGCGGCGACCGACGCCAACACCACGGCATCGGTGCAATACTTCTTCGAGGTAGCCACCGACTCCGGCTTCACCACAGGGGTGCAGCAGAGCACCTGGCAGACGGGCCTCAGCTTCGCGCCGACCCTCGCCTACGGCACCACCTACTACTGGCACCTGAGGACCAAGGACGCCGCCGGCAACATCTCGGCCTACAGCACCACCACGAGCTTCACCACCGCGGCGGCCGTCACCACGGTCGGCCAGGGCACCGGCGAGATCAGCCTCACCATCGCACCGGGAGCCACAGAGATCGATCTCGACACCTTCACCCTGGCTACCCAGGCGGGCACCGACACCGTCGCCGGCCTGACCGTGACCCTCGCCAACGGTACCTGGGCGGGCATCGCCTCCATCAACGTGACCGATGACACCGGCACCACCGTCTACGGCACCGCCAACCCGGCGTCGAACACGGTGGCCATCACCCTGACCACCCCGATCACGGTGACCACGACGCCGACCCAGTACGTCCTGGTGATCAACGCCAAGACGGCGGTGGCCATGCCGGCACCTCCGGGTGCCAGCTACGCCGTCACCGGCACGGTGACCGCGATCACCTCCAGCAACCCGAAATCGTACGGCGACACCGCCTCGGCCACCGTCACCATCGACAACCTTTCCCCGGCCAACGTCACCTCCGCAGGCGGGGCGGCGGGTGTTGCCTCCAACTCGCTGTACTGGACCAACCCGGCCGACTCCGACTTCGCCGGCATCGTGGTGCTGCGCCGCGCCGGCAGCGCAGTCACCGATACGCCGGTCGAGGGGACCAACTACCTCACCGGCAGCATCATCGGCTCCAGCACCGTCGCCTACGCGGGCAGCCTCAACAACTTCGTCGATGCCCCGCTAACCAACGGCACGGTCTACTACTATAAGATCTTCGCAGTGGACGCCCGCGGCAACTACACCGCGACCGGCGTAGCAGTCGGCCCCTACACCCCGGTGCGCACCGCATGGGCCAACAGCCCGATGCTGCACACCTCCACCACCACCGGTTCTACCAAGTGGAGTGCCAACGGTGGCTGGGGCGAGCCCGGCAAGAAGTACGGCGCCTTCACCTGCGCCACCTGCCACAACATGAGCACCCCAAACATCATGCGCGCCGTCACCAGCGTAGCGACCGGCGACGGCAGCAACTGGGCTACCAACAACAGCCCGACCATCGCGGTCTCGTACCTCAACCCGGCGACCGACAAGGGGAACGACTCGACGCATGCCACCTCGAACCGCATCTGCGAGGTGTGCCACAGCCAGACCAGCTTCCACAAGTACAACAACCCGACGGCGAACCACAACGGCACCGTTAACTGCACCCAGTGCCACTCGCACAACGCAGGCTTCAAGGGCTCCGGCGGCAGCTGCCTCCTGTGCCACAACTCTCCGCGCGGCGTGCGTCAGCAGGTCGTGGGCGCCACCCTGGGCTCCACCGGCGACGACTTTGTGCGCCCGTCCAGGCACATCAAGAACACCACCGTCAAGAACGTGGACTGCATCATCTGCCACGCCGAGGGCGACACCACTTCGACTGAGACCTCGGTTAAACAGGTGAGCCTCCACGGTACCAGCGGCGCGCCGGTCCTCTTAAGGAACGTCGACAGCCAGGGCAACCCCGGCACCGCCGGCACCAACTACTGGTCCTGGCCGGGGCGCCGCGCGGGTGGCACCGCCATCAGCTCCACCGACCGCGACAACATGGACCGCTTCTGCGTCAACTGCCACGACTCCGACGGCGCCAGCACCATCACCGTCGATACGGCGGGTACCGCCATCACCACCGGCACCGCGCTGGCCAGGAAGCTGACCCCGTTCAACCCGCTGGACGGGGGCACGCCGCTGAACGTCAAGTCGCAGTTCAACTCCGGCATGGCAGTTGGCAGCGCCTACGCCAGCCATCACAACCTGAACATCTACACCAAGCGCTACACCGCGACCTACGCATCCACCTACGCCACCCGCGGCGGCTGGACCGGTAGTTCCAAGGACGGCGTCGCCATGACCTGGGATACCGGCCTGCACTGCTCCGACTGCCACCTCAACGAGAGCAACGCTCACGGCGCGCGTAACGCGACCCGGATGCTGCAGGATAAAAACGGTGCAGATGCCGCAGCTTCCAACACCAACGACGGCAGCGCTACCTTCGTCTGCTACCGTTGCCACCTGAGCACGGTCTACAACTACGCCAACGTCACCGTGACGGGCAAGGCGAGGATTGAGCACAGCAGCTTTGACAACGTTCCCTGGACCGTCGGCTCCTACAACGACCATGGCATCGTCTGCTTCAACTGCCACATGGGCGGCGGGGTCAACAACATCGGCGGCATCCACGGTAACAACCGTTCCATCACCACCCTGACCCAGGGGGCCACCAAGAGCTACCGCTTCATCTACGGCGCCGAGCTCGGTCTCAACATCTCGGATGCCAACTGGTCCACCACCACGGCGCCGACCTGCTATACCGCCTCCTCGACCTGGGGCGGCGCCTGCAATAAGCACGACGGCTCCGCAGGCACCGGCAGGATAGGTACGCCGAACTACGCAAGACCTCTGCAGTAA
- a CDS encoding Ig-like domain-containing protein, with protein MKKAVVEAGIHPEKGSDLATVQSLDGIIGNVSGRVRTNLVAALVMILLFSGFCVTSYFMPNANAWPTKYGSCSNSGCHVQIDPDATITTAINGVVGTSVTVAAGGTFEVDWKFTNVTNAAGGQVGVGVEINLPTGWGLAKGTVNSPAIPGWNAVWDAADGVPAGWATANSYSAAVQYPASPVGYTINYDTTAWDTGTRNAAYDNATAGKDLDGIADNMGADAIVTVPAGTAAGSYQVAVLGVGHDSAKSHVEQIITVTVTSGGGGDTTKPVVSAGFAATTPSLSKTIPVSGFAATDNTGVTGYIITTSSTAPLAGAAGWTATAPTSYTVAADGSYTLYPWAKDAAGNVSNVYASPVAVFVDSTKPVVSAGFAATTPSLSRTITVSGFAATDANGVTGYMITTSSTAPLAGDAGWLGTAPTNYTVASDGSFTLYPWAKDTYGNVSAVYGTPVAVVVDTVQPTVSSTVPVNGATGTNLNGAVTLNFSENINCTTVTTSTVTISPAVGWTRSSCSGTQAVFAPSGQANTTTYTVTVGAAVADTAGNTVAASYPFSYTTSAPAPNNAPGAPATLVQYKSDGTTVLTKGLYTNLTTLVFKGTVTDPDSDTVQLDIELVDVAAGFTGTPTCSSTLVTSGSTAAATCSGILNGRFKWQARATDSKGATGSWTQY; from the coding sequence ATGAAAAAAGCAGTTGTAGAAGCAGGAATCCACCCGGAGAAAGGTTCGGATCTGGCAACTGTCCAGTCGCTGGATGGGATCATTGGGAACGTGAGCGGTCGTGTGCGCACGAACCTGGTGGCGGCACTCGTGATGATCCTGCTGTTCTCCGGATTCTGTGTCACTTCTTACTTCATGCCTAACGCCAACGCGTGGCCGACCAAGTACGGCTCCTGCAGCAACTCGGGCTGCCACGTGCAGATAGACCCCGACGCCACCATCACCACCGCCATCAACGGCGTGGTGGGGACCTCGGTGACCGTCGCTGCGGGCGGCACCTTCGAGGTGGACTGGAAGTTCACCAACGTGACCAACGCCGCCGGCGGCCAAGTCGGCGTCGGCGTTGAGATCAACCTCCCCACCGGATGGGGCCTTGCCAAGGGTACCGTGAACTCCCCGGCCATTCCCGGGTGGAACGCTGTCTGGGATGCCGCCGACGGCGTCCCCGCCGGCTGGGCCACCGCGAACTCCTACAGCGCCGCAGTGCAATATCCGGCCAGCCCGGTGGGTTACACCATCAACTACGACACCACCGCCTGGGACACCGGCACCAGAAACGCGGCCTACGACAACGCCACCGCTGGCAAGGACCTGGACGGCATCGCCGACAACATGGGTGCCGACGCCATCGTGACGGTTCCGGCCGGCACCGCCGCGGGCAGTTACCAGGTCGCGGTGCTCGGCGTCGGCCACGACTCCGCGAAATCCCACGTGGAGCAGATCATCACGGTCACCGTCACCAGCGGCGGCGGGGGCGACACGACGAAGCCTGTGGTATCGGCAGGCTTCGCGGCCACGACGCCGTCGCTCTCAAAGACCATCCCTGTTTCCGGTTTCGCAGCCACCGACAACACCGGGGTTACCGGGTACATCATCACCACCAGCTCTACCGCACCGCTTGCCGGCGCAGCAGGGTGGACCGCTACCGCACCGACCAGCTACACCGTGGCCGCCGACGGCAGCTACACTCTTTACCCCTGGGCCAAGGATGCAGCGGGTAACGTGTCCAACGTGTACGCCTCGCCGGTTGCCGTCTTCGTCGACTCGACCAAGCCGGTGGTAAGTGCGGGCTTTGCCGCCACGACGCCGTCGCTGTCGCGCACCATCACCGTGTCCGGGTTTGCGGCCACCGACGCCAACGGTGTTACCGGCTACATGATCACCACCAGCTCCACCGCACCGCTTGCGGGTGACGCGGGCTGGCTCGGGACCGCGCCCACCAACTACACGGTGGCCTCTGATGGCAGCTTCACCCTGTACCCCTGGGCCAAGGACACCTACGGCAACGTCTCCGCGGTGTACGGCACGCCGGTCGCGGTAGTGGTCGACACTGTGCAGCCGACGGTGTCCAGCACGGTGCCGGTGAACGGCGCTACCGGGACCAACCTGAACGGCGCGGTGACCCTGAACTTCAGCGAGAACATCAACTGCACCACGGTGACCACCAGCACGGTGACCATCTCTCCGGCGGTTGGCTGGACCAGGTCCAGCTGCTCCGGGACCCAGGCGGTGTTCGCCCCCTCCGGCCAGGCCAACACCACAACTTACACGGTGACCGTCGGTGCGGCGGTGGCTGATACTGCGGGCAACACGGTGGCCGCCAGCTACCCCTTCAGCTACACCACCTCGGCCCCGGCCCCGAACAACGCTCCGGGCGCGCCGGCCACGCTGGTTCAGTACAAGAGCGACGGCACCACGGTGCTGACCAAGGGCCTGTACACCAACCTGACCACGCTGGTCTTCAAGGGTACGGTGACCGACCCGGACAGCGACACCGTGCAGCTTGACATCGAGCTTGTCGACGTCGCCGCCGGCTTCACCGGCACCCCGACCTGCAGCAGCACCCTGGTCACCAGCGGCAGCACCGCGGCGGCGACCTGCAGCGGAATTCTCAACGGGCGTTTCAAATGGCAGGCTCGCGCCACCGACAGCAAGGGCGCGACCGGCAGCTGGACGCAATACTAG